One Bacillota bacterium DNA segment encodes these proteins:
- a CDS encoding galactitol-1-phosphate 5-dehydrogenase, producing the protein MKALVLHAVGDLRYEEVPTPQPGVGEVLVRVAYCGVCGSDIPRIFSKGTYRFPLICGHEFAGVVEQCGEGVTQFAPGERVTVFPLIWCGRCSACEKGRYVQCESYDYLGSRRDGAFAEYVVAPARNLLRVPQGVSLQEAAMTEPASVALHALRRAGGCQPGETVAIFGAGPIGLMVAQWARLMGASQVLLFDIVEQKLALARELGFAHAYHSAQKAPEEVIASLTTGQGAHLCIEAVGVPPTLLQACTCARRGGRVVILGNPSAEVTFSPSLLSQLMRREVNLYGTWNSDYAVYSADDDWHTTLQAMASGLLNLRPLVTHRVPLSRATEILHAMHERKGFFTKVLIHPDGQEED; encoded by the coding sequence ATGAAAGCGCTGGTGCTTCATGCGGTGGGCGATTTGCGCTACGAGGAGGTGCCCACGCCTCAGCCCGGCGTGGGCGAGGTGCTGGTGCGGGTGGCTTATTGCGGCGTGTGCGGCTCGGACATCCCGCGAATCTTTTCCAAAGGCACCTACCGCTTCCCCCTGATATGCGGGCACGAGTTCGCTGGGGTGGTGGAACAGTGCGGCGAGGGCGTGACGCAGTTCGCGCCCGGCGAGCGGGTAACGGTGTTTCCGCTGATATGGTGTGGGCGATGCTCCGCGTGCGAGAAGGGCAGGTATGTGCAGTGCGAATCGTACGACTACCTCGGTTCGCGGCGGGACGGCGCGTTCGCAGAGTACGTGGTCGCTCCGGCGAGGAACCTGCTGCGCGTGCCGCAGGGGGTGAGTCTGCAGGAGGCGGCGATGACCGAGCCGGCTTCGGTGGCGCTGCACGCCTTACGCCGCGCGGGGGGATGCCAGCCGGGCGAAACGGTCGCCATCTTCGGTGCGGGACCGATTGGACTGATGGTGGCGCAGTGGGCACGCCTTATGGGCGCGTCGCAGGTGCTGCTGTTTGACATCGTAGAGCAGAAGCTGGCGCTGGCACGCGAGCTGGGCTTTGCGCACGCTTACCATTCCGCTCAGAAAGCGCCCGAAGAGGTTATCGCCTCCCTGACCACAGGGCAGGGCGCGCACCTGTGCATCGAGGCGGTAGGCGTACCGCCGACGCTGCTGCAAGCCTGCACCTGTGCCCGGCGGGGCGGGCGTGTGGTTATTCTGGGCAACCCCTCAGCGGAGGTGACCTTCTCGCCAAGCTTGCTATCGCAGTTGATGCGGCGTGAGGTGAACCTATACGGTACCTGGAACTCGGATTATGCGGTGTATAGCGCGGATGACGACTGGCACACGACCCTGCAGGCGATGGCATCGGGTCTGCTGAACCTTCGACCGCTGGTCACCCATCGCGTGCCGTTAAGCCGCGCTACGGAAATCCTTCATGCGATGCACGAGAGGAAGGGCTTTTTCACCAAAGTGTTAATACATCCTGACGGACAGGAGGAAGACTGA
- a CDS encoding protein kinase codes for MSAGTILPWQGKERTVTLGTVLGKYRILREFGGGGMACVYEAEDQSIGRKVALKVLIVPPAVPESDKSLLIERFQQEARAAGTLSHSNVVTLYEVGETDGVHYIAMELLAGTTVRELLRARGKIPVDEALNILLQVARALDYAHRQGVIHRDVKPDNIVVTEEGVVKLTDFGIARAANDLLRTQKGILVGSPAYMSPEQILGEPVDYRTDIYSLGVTAYEMLTGRKPFDAPAVTAMMHRIVYDEPDAAPELPRSAEAALRHALAKKPEERPSSAVAFVEELSAAYYGTAVVSPEARIVASSHPLHRDKEKARMSPYSSFSSSPSRRPYWIAGELAVVLLVAGILMWYSLSPSKEQFGVRIVDVGETATSTPAVATNYVLNDFELNPGSWQAENKGLRLERVRGGASQAAYWLKVSGVQLAAGEHAAISCLPETRDWSRFGGIISLDVLVPGTAPPDLRLTLEVEDSTGGLQVMPGEGVLLTPGRWAAMTWNAGAVARDVARLRVKLLCGQTPYRGYFGIDHVRAQGAATSPAALRYKVRIGPFTDQVSLERETARLKSLGKSPFVVREGDKRYLQVGAFTTIESARRELEALVAEGYTEIRQ; via the coding sequence ATGTCCGCCGGCACGATACTGCCGTGGCAGGGGAAGGAGCGCACAGTGACGCTCGGCACTGTTTTGGGAAAGTATCGTATCCTTCGCGAATTCGGCGGGGGCGGGATGGCATGTGTCTATGAGGCGGAGGACCAGAGCATTGGAAGGAAGGTGGCGCTGAAGGTTCTCATAGTGCCTCCTGCTGTACCTGAATCCGACAAATCCCTCCTTATCGAACGGTTCCAGCAAGAAGCGCGTGCCGCAGGTACCCTCTCCCATTCCAACGTGGTTACCCTCTATGAAGTCGGCGAGACAGACGGCGTGCACTATATCGCGATGGAGCTGCTCGCAGGTACCACCGTGCGCGAACTGCTGCGTGCGCGGGGCAAGATACCTGTGGATGAGGCACTGAACATCCTGCTGCAAGTAGCCCGCGCGCTGGATTACGCCCACAGGCAGGGAGTGATTCATCGCGACGTCAAACCGGACAACATCGTGGTGACCGAAGAGGGAGTGGTGAAACTCACCGACTTCGGAATCGCACGCGCGGCGAACGACCTGCTGCGCACACAAAAGGGGATCCTCGTTGGCTCACCCGCTTACATGTCCCCAGAGCAGATTCTGGGTGAACCTGTAGATTACCGTACAGACATCTACTCGCTGGGCGTGACTGCTTACGAGATGCTGACAGGGCGCAAACCGTTCGATGCCCCTGCCGTCACCGCGATGATGCATCGCATCGTTTACGACGAGCCCGACGCCGCTCCCGAACTACCCCGCTCCGCTGAGGCAGCCCTGCGCCATGCGCTGGCAAAAAAGCCCGAAGAGCGACCCTCTTCCGCTGTTGCCTTTGTGGAAGAACTCAGTGCCGCTTACTACGGCACCGCGGTGGTTTCACCGGAAGCGCGGATTGTGGCATCCTCCCATCCTTTGCATCGTGACAAGGAGAAAGCACGGATGAGCCCTTATTCTTCATTCTCATCGTCGCCCTCGCGGCGCCCCTACTGGATAGCTGGAGAGCTGGCTGTGGTGCTGCTGGTTGCAGGTATCCTTATGTGGTATTCGCTGTCGCCGTCGAAAGAACAGTTTGGCGTGCGAATCGTGGACGTGGGCGAAACGGCAACATCTACACCTGCCGTGGCCACCAATTATGTGCTGAACGACTTCGAGTTGAACCCCGGCTCGTGGCAGGCGGAAAACAAGGGCCTGAGGCTGGAACGAGTTCGCGGCGGCGCGAGTCAGGCGGCATACTGGCTGAAGGTCAGCGGGGTGCAACTAGCTGCGGGTGAACATGCCGCCATTTCGTGCCTGCCCGAAACGCGCGATTGGTCGCGATTCGGGGGGATTATTTCGCTGGATGTGCTGGTACCCGGCACCGCGCCACCCGACCTGCGCCTGACGCTGGAAGTGGAAGACTCCACTGGAGGCTTGCAGGTGATGCCTGGAGAAGGGGTGCTGCTCACTCCGGGCAGGTGGGCAGCGATGACATGGAACGCTGGCGCTGTCGCCCGCGATGTGGCGCGCCTGCGGGTGAAGCTGCTGTGTGGGCAAACTCCCTACAGGGGCTATTTCGGTATCGACCACGTGCGGGCACAGGGCGCGGCAACAAGCCCTGCCGCGTTGCGTTACAAAGTGCGTATTGGACCGTTTACAGACCAGGTCTCGCTGGAACGGGAAACCGCGCGGTTGAAATCGCTGGGGAAGTCGCCATTTGTGGTGCGCGAGGGCGACAAGCGTTACCTGCAGGTAGGAGCATTCACCACTATCGAATCCGCCCGACGCGAGCTGGAGGCTCTGGTTGCAGAGGGCTACACGGAGATTCGTCAGTAG
- a CDS encoding alcohol dehydrogenase catalytic domain-containing protein, whose protein sequence is MLAAVLEELGKLVLQEVPEPEIDDDSALLRVEAVSICGSDVRILYHGNPRVKPPAIIGHEAAGVVVKVGKNVTRVKEGDRVAIGADVPCGQCRWCRNGLGNNCAINYAVGYQIPGAFAQYMKLPKLLLDEGPVTPIPDSMDYDTAALAEPLACAINGMELVNMGLGKSVVIIGLGPIGCMLIDLARAMGATKIIAVQRSKARLELARFYGADVYIAAEEEDVVARCIEETGGEGPDIVITASASVEAHEQAIEMVAHRGYVNLFGGLPRGTRPMSVYSNTIHYKECFVTGSHGAVPRHHELAVQLLAQGKVRVAPLITHRFPLSQIHRAFEVMQSREGMKVMLHPHGNSSS, encoded by the coding sequence ATGCTGGCTGCGGTTCTGGAGGAGCTGGGCAAACTGGTGCTTCAGGAAGTGCCGGAGCCCGAAATCGACGACGATTCCGCACTGCTGAGGGTGGAGGCGGTGAGCATTTGCGGCTCGGATGTGCGCATCCTGTATCACGGTAACCCGCGCGTGAAGCCACCTGCCATCATCGGGCACGAGGCGGCGGGAGTGGTGGTGAAGGTGGGCAAGAACGTGACACGGGTCAAAGAGGGCGACCGCGTGGCGATAGGCGCGGACGTGCCCTGCGGACAGTGCCGCTGGTGTCGCAACGGTCTGGGCAATAACTGCGCTATCAACTACGCCGTGGGCTACCAGATACCCGGCGCGTTCGCACAGTACATGAAACTGCCCAAGCTGTTGCTGGACGAGGGACCCGTCACGCCTATCCCCGATAGCATGGACTACGATACCGCCGCGCTGGCGGAGCCGCTCGCCTGCGCGATTAACGGTATGGAGCTGGTGAACATGGGGCTGGGCAAAAGCGTGGTCATCATTGGTTTGGGACCCATCGGCTGTATGCTGATTGACCTTGCCCGCGCGATGGGCGCGACAAAGATTATCGCCGTGCAGCGCAGCAAGGCAAGGCTGGAGCTGGCTCGCTTCTACGGAGCGGACGTGTACATTGCTGCAGAAGAGGAGGACGTGGTCGCGCGCTGCATCGAGGAGACAGGCGGTGAGGGTCCCGACATCGTGATTACCGCCAGCGCGTCAGTAGAGGCACACGAGCAAGCCATCGAGATGGTGGCACATCGGGGCTACGTGAACCTGTTCGGAGGCTTACCCAGAGGCACTCGGCCGATGAGCGTTTACTCCAACACGATTCATTATAAAGAGTGCTTTGTCACTGGCTCACACGGGGCGGTGCCACGCCACCACGAGCTCGCGGTGCAGTTGCTGGCGCAGGGGAAGGTGCGCGTGGCGCCGCTGATTACCCATCGTTTCCCCCTGTCGCAGATTCACCGCGCTTTCGAGGTGATGCAGAGCCGCGAGGGCATGAAGGTGATGCTACATCCGCACGGGAACTCGTCGTCATAA
- a CDS encoding substrate-binding domain-containing protein → MSTVKRLPTYVLLAERIKAEWISRPDARPGDRLPTQFQLREMLGASRPTVAKALALLAAEGLIESRQGSGVYLRSVPAVSTRTRLVSFIAPRAGASLVLRAYYGIERRARQRGYQLLMASSEDDIRHEEKLVEQHLQAGAQGIILYPVTRWRHELAEDYLRRRWQEVPIVLFDIGYEEWGRPLVVFDNYRLGYEMTQTLLAHGHRNIAFLPLNEDCLHRSIHERRDGWLAAMQDAGVPVPPKYRNWINLTRSLHVEEALVDPEEVVHRLLQLSPPPDALIAWEDQTAMSLIRALQKAGVAVPEQIRVVGFDDLEASRFFQPTFPTSQPDFARLGEIAVDVLDEWLSGRQSVPRTYILSVPVHWREPRIPRRIQPKEGGSEYEA, encoded by the coding sequence ATGAGCACGGTGAAACGGTTACCGACATACGTGCTGTTGGCGGAGCGCATCAAGGCGGAATGGATCAGCCGTCCGGATGCCCGTCCGGGAGACAGGTTGCCTACGCAGTTCCAGCTGCGCGAGATGCTGGGTGCGAGCCGACCCACTGTGGCTAAAGCGCTGGCGCTGCTCGCGGCGGAAGGGTTGATCGAGTCCCGGCAGGGTAGTGGCGTCTACCTGCGCTCGGTGCCTGCGGTCAGCACACGCACCCGTCTGGTGAGCTTTATTGCGCCGCGGGCGGGTGCGTCACTGGTGCTTCGCGCCTATTATGGCATCGAGCGACGCGCTCGCCAGAGGGGCTATCAACTGCTGATGGCGAGCTCCGAAGACGACATCCGGCACGAAGAGAAACTGGTCGAGCAGCACTTGCAGGCAGGGGCGCAGGGCATCATCCTCTATCCGGTGACCCGCTGGCGGCACGAGCTGGCAGAGGACTACCTCCGACGCCGCTGGCAAGAGGTGCCTATCGTCCTCTTTGACATCGGCTACGAGGAATGGGGACGCCCGCTGGTTGTGTTTGACAACTACCGGCTCGGCTATGAGATGACGCAGACGCTGCTGGCACACGGGCACCGTAACATCGCCTTTCTCCCGTTGAACGAAGACTGTCTGCACCGTTCCATCCACGAGCGGCGGGATGGCTGGCTGGCAGCGATGCAGGATGCGGGTGTGCCTGTTCCTCCGAAGTATCGCAACTGGATTAACCTGACGCGCTCCCTGCATGTAGAGGAAGCGTTGGTTGACCCGGAAGAGGTGGTTCACCGGCTGCTGCAACTGTCCCCGCCTCCGGATGCGCTCATTGCATGGGAGGATCAAACAGCCATGTCGCTCATCCGCGCGTTGCAAAAGGCGGGTGTGGCGGTGCCAGAGCAAATCCGGGTGGTGGGGTTCGATGACCTAGAAGCCTCTCGCTTCTTCCAGCCGACCTTCCCCACCTCACAGCCCGACTTCGCCCGACTGGGCGAAATCGCGGTAGACGTTCTGGACGAGTGGCTCAGCGGCAGGCAGTCTGTTCCGCGCACGTACATCCTGTCGGTACCGGTTCACTGGCGCGAGCCGCGTATCCCGCGGCGCATCCAACCCAAGGAGGGAGGTTCTGAGTATGAAGCGTGA